The Malus domestica chromosome 13, GDT2T_hap1 genome includes a window with the following:
- the LOC103430865 gene encoding cyanate hydratase, translating into MAEKKASITHQLQAAKHKSGKSYSQLAKETGLTNVYVAQLLRRQAQLKPETAPKLQAALPDLPQELIQEMMIPPLRSYDPNLIQDPTIYRLNEAVMHFGESIKEIVNEEFGDGIMSAIDFYCSVDKVKGVDGKDRVVLTFDGKYLPHSEQKSEHMVSRLRLE; encoded by the exons ATGGCAGAGAAGAAAGCAAGCATAACCCACCAGCTTCAGGCCGCGAAGCACAAGTCCGGCAAGTCCTACAGCCAGCTTGCCAAGGAGACGGGCCTCACCAACGTTTATGTTGCCCAGCTTCTCAGGCGCCAAGCTCAGCTCAAGCCTGAGACTGCCCCTAAGTTGCAGGCTGCCCTGCCCGACCTGCCCCAAGAACTCATTCAGGAGATGATGATTCCACCCTTGAGGTCCTACGATCCTAATTTGATCCAGGACCCCACTATTTACAG GTTGAATGAGGCAGTTATGCATTTTGGTGAAAGCATCAAGGAGATTGTCAATGAGGAATTTGGTGATGGAAT TATGTCAGCTATAGACTTCTACTGTTCAGTCGACAAAGTTAAAGGTGTGGATGGCAAGGATCGGGTAGTCCTGACATTTGATGGGAAATATTTACCTCATTCTGAGCAG AAGTCAGAGCACATGGTTTCAAGGTTGCGTTTGGAATGA